The following coding sequences lie in one Numida meleagris isolate 19003 breed g44 Domestic line chromosome Z, NumMel1.0, whole genome shotgun sequence genomic window:
- the FAM174A gene encoding membrane protein FAM174A produces MWPPPPWLLAGLVLAARCGEAAVAFLGGPFVSPQPTETAGGATRSSGGRLAEVSAPPEHGQPMTQRALSVLVLASAALIVYFVIRTVRLRRRNRKTRRYGVLDTNIENMELTPLEQDDDDDDTTLFDASHPRR; encoded by the exons ATGTGGCCGCCGCCTCCTTGGCTGCTGGCGGGGCTTGTGCTGGCTGCGCGCTGTGGGGAGGCCGCGGTGGCCTTCCTCGGCGGCCCCTTCGTCTCCCCGCAGCCCACGGAGACGGCGGGCGGCGCGACGCGGAGCAGCGGCGGGCGGCTGGCGGAGGTGTCGGCGCCACCTGAGCACGGCCAGCCCATGACGCAGCGCGCCCTGTCCGTACTGGTGCTGGCCAGCGCCGCGCTCATCGTCTATTTCGTGATCAGGACTGTGCG gcTCAGAAGACGTAACAGAAAAACACGAAGATACGGAGTTTTGGATACAAACATAGAAAACATGGAGCTGACCCCACTAGAgcaagatgatgatgatgatgatacAACACTATTTGATGCCAGTCATCCTCGAAG ATAA